The Candidatus Margulisiibacteriota bacterium sequence TAATTTATTATTCATAGTTCATATATCGAAGTAAAAAGTATAAGTTTTCAGTTATTTTTTATCTGGCTTTTGCTATCAAATTTAAAAGTGTTTTCACATAAACTATAGCGCGCTGCTGATTGATAAATCCGGGACTGGTAGCAATTGTTACTGCTTTGGCTGCGCTGCAAAGAGATGCGACCTCTTGTAGTTTTAGCAAAATTTTTATCGGAATAATACCCTGCAAAACCTGCATTTTTTCTTGTACGCTCATTGTTTTTTCCAAAGGAATTAAAAAATCGATATCAACATCGACCAAATCAGCGGATTTTGATATTGCCTTCAAACTTACTGCCATTTTTTTGTCAGGATGATGAACACACCCCCATTCGGCCCTGTTATCTGCAATTTTATCCAGATACAACCACTGCCATTTATTTTTATCCACAAAAGTCTTTTCATTGGAAAATCCGAATAAAGGATGGTACTGCCAGGAGCCTATTTCCGTTGTCTTTAAAAAATATTCCAGTTTTTTATTTATATCTTCGGTTTCCAGCAACTGCTTTAAAGAGAATTCATAATTAATATTCAAATCCTCGTGGTGATCAATATGCAGCATACTGCAATTCATATCCAGTACCCTGTTGATAAACTGATAAATAATAAATGGCAAAGCAAAATTGTGATTATCCATAACCAGGATGGGAAGACCTTTGATATTGAGAAGTACATTATTTTTTAACCCGCAAGTCCAGCTTTGATATTGAACAAGTTCAAACTGACACCTAGTCCTGACATAGGAAAAATCACTTTTGTCCCGCATAAAATCGTGATATAGGCTCATTACAAAATAATTTCCTACTTTTATGTCATTAACGCTTCCCGCCAGCCAAAAATTTTTTCTGAACCGCATAATAATACTTGTGAGTTGTTCTTTAACAGTTAATGTGGGATCAGCAATAAAATCAAACATCGAAGGATAAAAATCTGCTGATGCTGAAAAATCTTCCGCCCGTATTTTATTCGCACCTAATAAAGATAAAATTTTAGTTTGCATATCAACTCTTTATCAATTTATCGGATTAATTGGAAAAAAATTTAAGAAATGTGGGAATCTGCCAAGATTCTTTCGATAATTATTTAGTTTTCAAGGAGGACTTATGAAATTAAAAATAACCGCACAGACACATACTATCGATGCAGCACATTTCTTTTACTTTCTGGACTCAGCTTATTCGAATCAATCATGCAACATTACATTACTGAAGTTGAAAATCAAAAATAATTTATTATCAGGTAATCAGCTGACACACATATTGACGGACGATCAGATACTAAGCGAAGATTTGAAGGCAACTGCTTTTCAGGCTCTTGCTCCTCAGCTTATGACCGATATGTCTCTGGCCGGACAACTGGCCTATAAAATACTAAATAATATAGATTGTCTGAACCAGAGCTTCTGGCTTGAACTGCATGATCTGGAAATTGAAACCGACAAAGACTGCCCCGGACTGCACCTGATCAATAACATCATATTTTTCTTTACTCCTGTAAACTATCTGGAAAAAGGCACTACCGAACGTAAAGATCGAGGTAATTATCTGTGGCAGGATATTTTTGAAAGTGGACATACAAACATGGCGCTGGCCATATGCAGGGCCCTTCATCAACAACTCCTGAAAGCCGAGTACAGAACAAATAACGAAAGGTCCAAAGCTCTTTTCGATCTTTTGGACAGAGCCGTCAGGAACAACATCCTGCCTGTACATTATCTTGTAAACCTGAATATCGGTACCGGGGAGATAAACAGATATCACGGTATTTATATTGAAGCTTATATAAAACTATATTTTCATGTACGAGGAATAATAAAAAGCGACTCCACAAAGAAAGAAAAACAGCAAAACATTGACACTCTATTTACGGAAATAGTGAACGAATGCAAAGAGCATAAAGGCGATATAAGAGCCCTGGAAAAAGGCAGAGACCTGCTTGAACTTACGGTAAGATCAGGCTTGCTTGGCACAACTAATCTGCACAAACTTAATCTGGGAATATTTCAGGCTGATAAAAATACTTTGGATGAACATGGAAAAGATACCGAGCTGCTCATAGCTCTGAATAATTTTCTGGAAAACTTATAACGAAGCTTTGCTTAACATTTCCAGCGCTTTTTCTATCTGTTGTTTGACATGGTCCGGTAAACCTTTAATATCCAATGAAAGAAAGCCTCTTATAATAATCTGTTTAGCTTCTTCTTCAGATATGCCTCGCGCCATCAAATAATTCAGTTCATCCTGTGAAATCTTGCCGATGGCTGCTTCGTGGGTAAGTTCGGCATCCATGGAGTCCGATTCAAGCTCAGGCACCGCATGCAGTTTACATTTGTCTTTCAGCATCAGCGCAGAACACTCTATATGGCCTTTGGTGGCTTTGGCTGTACTCTTGATATGGGCAGGCATAATTATTGTCCCTCCGGCTGATACATTCCGGCTGATAATCTCCACTTTGGAATTTTCACCTTCCAGAATGCCGCGACTACCTACATTATAATTAGCCCCTTCCGGTGCGAAAATCATAGAATTAAAGTGCGCGATTGCATTTTCGCCTATATAGGCAGTGGGATAGGATTTCATCATCTTTACTGCTTCAAAAGTTACATAATTGGAAATAAAAACCGAATCTTTTTCCTGTTTGATAACTGTAACAGGATAGACTTCTGTATCCGGGTTCCAGTCGTGTATCATAGTATAGCTGAGCGTTGCGCCTTTACCCACATACATTTCCGTTACTGCCAGATGTTTGTTCCGTTTGGTACCGCTGGATACAGTACAACCCGTAACTATATGCAGTTCAGCGTCATCTTCAACTATAAATAAATTGTGAATCTTCTGCTCCAGCTCATTTTGATTGATTAGAAAACAGGTCCTGAGCGGAACAGTATTTTTTGTACCTTTGGGCGCCAGGATAAAAATCCCGTTTTCCATTTCGCCGGCCGCGACTGCTGCGGTAATTTCATTCCTGTCTTTGGCAACCAGCTGCCAGTATTTCTTTCTATACTGCGGATATTTTTTTAACCCTGCCGCGATTGGCAGATAGATGATTCCTTCTGTCTGCGAAGGATGAACGTGCGGCTGCATGTTTTCTATAAGCAGATCACTTTTCTCCGCAATATCTTTGATGTTTTTTTTCAGTCCTTTTTTATTTATTTCTGACATATTCTTTCCTTCTAGCTATAACATTTCGCACAAATTTTGAACCCGTTTTTCTGGATGTTGTGAAACATTTCCTGAGGATTGCCTTTACAGCGCAGCTCGCCATCCAGCATGATATAACCGCGATCGGCAGATAAATAATCCAGAATATATCCTGTATGAGTGATAATCAACGCGCTTTTATGTCTGTCACGAATTTTATCACCCTGAACCAGTTCTCTGGTAACCTTGCCGATAATTTTCATATTCTCCACATCAACTCCCGACTCCGGCTCGTCAAACATAACGAAATCAGGTTGCTGGATTACCAACTGTAATAATTCGCTGCGTTTACGCTCACCTCCGGAAAACCCGACATTAATGTCTCTTGGCAATAACCCTTCAGCATCCAGTCTATCCACGTAACGTTTGTGTGTTTCATAATTTTCAGGATTTATACGCTTCAGAAGCATATCCAACCGAAGCCCCTTAATCATCGGGGGGGTTTGAAATAACATACCCATACCCAGTTGTGATCTTTCATCTACAGGCAATTTGGTAATATCCTTACCCTTTAAAAATATCTTGCCTTTTTTAATCTTATACTGCGGATAACCAAGAACGGTAAGCAACAAAGATGATTTACCAGACCCGTTTGGTCCGAAAAGAATATGGGTTTCGCCAACCGGGATATGAAGGTTAATATTTTTTAAAACAATTTTTTCCTGAATTTGAACCGTAAGATTTTCTATTTTTAACATAAAAGAAACCTAGTCCAGTTTTTCTATAAATTGTTTAAGTTCATCAATATTCATTTTATTTTTCGGCACAACAACTGGTGTTGGATTTTCGGGTTTATTCTGGGTTTTGTCCGTTCCCATGCTTTCTTTTTTATCTTCTTCCAGGCCCACTGGATCTGCGACTTTAATTTTTTCTTTGGGCACAATTTCTTTATTCAGGGTAACTTTTTGTCCTGAAATTGTCCCCATCGCAGGCTCTGTTTTGTTTTTTTTCAGCTGACCTGCCAGACTATTATCATTATAAAGTGCGCCAAGGTAAAGGCTGTTCTTTTCTTTGGTAACAAGCAATTTTATACTGTAATTGTTATCTATCAACCACTCACTATAAAGTTTGCCGTCATTTGTCGGTTGCCCGTATAAACTTATCATTACTTTTTTTACAGAATTGTATTTATTAAGAACAATTTCATCTTTGGCCGGCTTAATTTTAAATATTACTTCTCCATGAAAAAAACTGTCCTGCATAAAATAAAAGAATAAAGTTGCAGGTTCATTGCAGAAACTATCATTAAAATAATAAACGCCATCATCCGGCCAGGATTTAATGTCATCTTTTTTAGCTGCATATAATTGATTGAACTGACTGAGGGTGGACCCGAATTTCAAATCCTTGAAAACAACAACTATTTTTTTTACTGGGGGTTTGTAATATTCCCAGGTATAATCGGATTTTAGAACAACCTTTTTACCGTTCTTAAGCTCTATGGTCTGATCTTTTTCTTCGGCCCATCCTATACCCAGTAACAGCAGAATAGAAATTAATATCTTCAAAATATTTTTCATCAATTAACCCTTATAGTGACTTATAAATATAAATACTTTATTAATTTTTTTCAAGTATTTCCGGCGTGCCATTCTTTCAGTTCAGCCTGATAATGCCGTCCGTATTGATTCCAGATACTCACAAACAGTGAGGCAATCACCGGGCCGATCAAAAACCCGAGTATACCCAGCCAGGCTATGCCGCCTAAAGTAGAAACCAGAACAATAGCCGGATGAAGCCCGCTGCGTTTACCGATCAGGGTTGGCTTTAAATAATGCTGAGTAAGCGATGTGCCCGCATGCGCCAGAAAAAATAAAGCGACTCCCTCTACCAGATGTCCGGTAGCTATGAGGAAAACAATAACGGGGAAAATAATTCCATGGACCCCGATGATCGGAACAATGGACATAAACATCATAAATACAGCCCAGAAAATAGGAGAAGGGATTTTGAACAAGGCAAATAGCAAGCCGCCATATGTTCCCTCAATAATTCCTATAATGACCGTGCCTATAAGGGTAGCATCTGTTATTTTAACAAATTCACTGAACAGTTCACGCTCATCTTTATCCCTTAAGGGAGATAGCCGCTGAATGGTTTTTAAAAAAATATCAATATCCATTAATAAAAAGAAGGTTACAATAAGGGTAACAAGTGTATGCAAGAAAAGAAGCGAAGCGTCAAAAAACATTCTTTTAAGCACTATAATTATCCAATCGGTTAGAGCAGTAAAAATATGAGTTAATTGTTGATGGACCTGAAGCTTCTTCAAAATAT is a genomic window containing:
- a CDS encoding AI-2E family transporter — translated: MKEKFNLPDWFFFLLLFILSIAFFKLISSFIVDIFLAFILTQLFYKPTRWMHKKLKVSLPIASLISVIITILIIVIPAITVGILLSKETVNMYFVIKEQWPGMQNVFSVERINQLQQQYPFMDAFIDILKKLQVHQQLTHIFTALTDWIIIVLKRMFFDASLLFLHTLVTLIVTFFLLMDIDIFLKTIQRLSPLRDKDERELFSEFVKITDATLIGTVIIGIIEGTYGGLLFALFKIPSPIFWAVFMMFMSIVPIIGVHGIIFPVIVFLIATGHLVEGVALFFLAHAGTSLTQHYLKPTLIGKRSGLHPAIVLVSTLGGIAWLGILGFLIGPVIASLFVSIWNQYGRHYQAELKEWHAGNT
- a CDS encoding UPF0489 family protein encodes the protein MQTKILSLLGANKIRAEDFSASADFYPSMFDFIADPTLTVKEQLTSIIMRFRKNFWLAGSVNDIKVGNYFVMSLYHDFMRDKSDFSYVRTRCQFELVQYQSWTCGLKNNVLLNIKGLPILVMDNHNFALPFIIYQFINRVLDMNCSMLHIDHHEDLNINYEFSLKQLLETEDINKKLEYFLKTTEIGSWQYHPLFGFSNEKTFVDKNKWQWLYLDKIADNRAEWGCVHHPDKKMAVSLKAISKSADLVDVDIDFLIPLEKTMSVQEKMQVLQGIIPIKILLKLQEVASLCSAAKAVTIATSPGFINQQRAIVYVKTLLNLIAKAR
- a CDS encoding ABC transporter ATP-binding protein, whose amino-acid sequence is MLKIENLTVQIQEKIVLKNINLHIPVGETHILFGPNGSGKSSLLLTVLGYPQYKIKKGKIFLKGKDITKLPVDERSQLGMGMLFQTPPMIKGLRLDMLLKRINPENYETHKRYVDRLDAEGLLPRDINVGFSGGERKRSELLQLVIQQPDFVMFDEPESGVDVENMKIIGKVTRELVQGDKIRDRHKSALIITHTGYILDYLSADRGYIMLDGELRCKGNPQEMFHNIQKNGFKICAKCYS
- a CDS encoding SufD family Fe-S cluster assembly protein, giving the protein MSEINKKGLKKNIKDIAEKSDLLIENMQPHVHPSQTEGIIYLPIAAGLKKYPQYRKKYWQLVAKDRNEITAAVAAGEMENGIFILAPKGTKNTVPLRTCFLINQNELEQKIHNLFIVEDDAELHIVTGCTVSSGTKRNKHLAVTEMYVGKGATLSYTMIHDWNPDTEVYPVTVIKQEKDSVFISNYVTFEAVKMMKSYPTAYIGENAIAHFNSMIFAPEGANYNVGSRGILEGENSKVEIISRNVSAGGTIIMPAHIKSTAKATKGHIECSALMLKDKCKLHAVPELESDSMDAELTHEAAIGKISQDELNYLMARGISEEEAKQIIIRGFLSLDIKGLPDHVKQQIEKALEMLSKASL
- a CDS encoding DUF3157 family protein codes for the protein MKNILKILISILLLLGIGWAEEKDQTIELKNGKKVVLKSDYTWEYYKPPVKKIVVVFKDLKFGSTLSQFNQLYAAKKDDIKSWPDDGVYYFNDSFCNEPATLFFYFMQDSFFHGEVIFKIKPAKDEIVLNKYNSVKKVMISLYGQPTNDGKLYSEWLIDNNYSIKLLVTKEKNSLYLGALYNDNSLAGQLKKNKTEPAMGTISGQKVTLNKEIVPKEKIKVADPVGLEEDKKESMGTDKTQNKPENPTPVVVPKNKMNIDELKQFIEKLD